The following coding sequences are from one Candidatus Zixiibacteriota bacterium window:
- a CDS encoding M28 family peptidase, which translates to MTFRMGFLTLAAVMLGAAPVVADKLVEVTLRDFAEAQQLEAAGATAVAAAGNLYLAVISDSGLARLTAAGVEAAVVAQGVAADRLAIDRSAPGAYRGPHAVVFARDRLRLVQVDSRAAAEKDPELVPITDFPVPIRYSPARPAPQPAAGAMDTIDSLVALVSEDSLRSYTERLQAFYRRVSDTDSSRAARDWLAAKFAAFGYDSVVLDYFDPYPSSSTPPGECCNVVACRPGAAYPEQQIVIGAHYDAVASSPGADDNASGTAAVLELARVLAGCAAPVTLTYIPFDAEESGLLGSRHYADSMAALNREIVLMVNFDMIGHETNDSVARVYFNHDSVYADLWVLLAPTTGPLVGDIAGYGGRSDHVPFGSNGYDFLSLTEDDFSTHYHSPSDSTTYLNFDYVERIVRVSLAAVYAAATLPPPVPIAAIRQPGDGRSLLVEWRPLRRTALDHYRLCWYRQGSPATLQCLDLPPSDSIHTVEGLTEGAAYIFYVQAFDSAGQTSLTWPDGIGIPQSRPAPPEGLTGLPIHQGVALQWGRNNQELDLSHYAIYRDGALAGTTSDTVFQDQDPGLGEEFHEYLVAAVDDDGIVSDTIGRTPFEARAATLTPGRILAINRDNVAVPGAEVALTGEFLRAALAGAACDYRSDSAYADASSRTRLYDLVSYELVVVAGETFYDNVAFSPAGGGLLDTLAYYLAIGGKLLVFGRFGPSSGNTVVTIPYAATAAAWDDAYSTVFHLAERSVLPLVAGGQVSGDLVGAHPQQAGWPALPWDSLRTAQQEPSIQTPFGICAGSFVTLNSSLPDVLYTYDSGTDDTLTEGKAVAWRYLGADYRYIWFDLPLSFFDEAAAIAAVHRAVNDLTGTATALPPEETLPDGFALTPNYPNPFNPRTTIGYTLPRTVRVKLTVYNLLGQQVRVLVDGEQAGGRHEAVWDGTTGEGRPAASGVYLYRLETPSRCAARKMLLLK; encoded by the coding sequence ATGACGTTCCGCATGGGATTCCTGACGCTAGCGGCGGTGATGCTCGGCGCCGCCCCGGTAGTCGCCGACAAATTGGTGGAAGTGACGCTTCGGGATTTTGCCGAGGCCCAGCAGCTCGAGGCCGCCGGCGCGACGGCGGTGGCGGCGGCGGGGAACTTGTACCTGGCGGTGATCTCCGACTCGGGCCTGGCCCGCCTGACCGCGGCCGGCGTGGAGGCCGCTGTCGTAGCCCAGGGCGTCGCAGCCGACCGTCTGGCGATCGACCGCAGCGCCCCCGGCGCGTACCGGGGACCGCACGCGGTGGTGTTTGCGCGCGATCGACTCCGGCTGGTGCAGGTTGATTCTCGCGCCGCCGCCGAGAAGGACCCCGAGCTGGTTCCGATCACCGACTTCCCCGTGCCGATCCGCTACTCCCCCGCGCGCCCGGCGCCGCAGCCGGCCGCCGGCGCCATGGATACAATCGACAGCCTGGTCGCCCTGGTGAGCGAGGACTCGCTGCGCAGTTACACCGAGCGGCTGCAGGCATTCTACCGCCGCGTGTCCGACACCGACTCGAGCCGGGCGGCGCGGGACTGGCTGGCGGCTAAGTTTGCCGCGTTCGGCTACGATTCGGTGGTGCTCGACTATTTCGATCCCTACCCCTCATCGAGCACGCCCCCCGGCGAGTGCTGCAACGTGGTGGCCTGCCGGCCGGGCGCGGCATATCCCGAACAGCAGATCGTGATCGGCGCGCACTACGACGCGGTGGCAAGCAGCCCCGGCGCCGACGACAACGCCTCGGGGACGGCGGCGGTGCTCGAACTCGCCCGCGTTCTCGCCGGGTGCGCGGCGCCCGTGACTCTGACGTATATCCCGTTCGACGCCGAGGAGAGCGGCCTGCTGGGCTCGCGCCACTACGCCGATTCGATGGCGGCGCTCAACCGCGAGATCGTCCTCATGGTTAATTTCGACATGATCGGGCACGAGACGAACGATTCGGTCGCGCGCGTGTATTTCAACCACGATTCGGTCTACGCCGATCTGTGGGTGCTCCTCGCCCCGACTACCGGACCGCTCGTCGGGGATATCGCCGGGTACGGCGGGAGATCGGACCACGTGCCGTTCGGGAGCAACGGCTACGACTTCCTCAGTCTGACCGAGGACGACTTCTCCACCCACTACCACTCGCCGAGCGATTCGACGACCTATCTCAATTTCGATTACGTGGAGCGGATCGTGCGCGTGTCGCTGGCCGCCGTGTATGCGGCGGCGACGCTGCCGCCGCCGGTGCCGATAGCCGCGATCCGGCAGCCGGGCGACGGCCGGTCGCTCCTCGTGGAGTGGCGCCCCCTCCGCCGGACCGCGCTCGATCACTACCGCCTCTGCTGGTACCGCCAGGGAAGCCCCGCGACCCTCCAGTGTCTCGACCTCCCTCCTTCCGACAGCATACACACCGTGGAGGGGCTGACCGAAGGGGCCGCGTACATCTTCTACGTGCAGGCGTTCGATTCCGCGGGACAGACCTCGCTGACGTGGCCCGACGGGATCGGCATCCCGCAGTCGCGGCCGGCGCCGCCGGAGGGGCTGACAGGACTGCCGATTCATCAGGGCGTGGCGCTGCAGTGGGGTCGGAACAACCAGGAACTGGATTTGAGCCACTACGCGATCTACCGCGACGGCGCGCTTGCGGGCACAACTTCCGACACGGTTTTTCAGGACCAGGATCCGGGGCTGGGGGAGGAGTTCCATGAGTACCTTGTCGCGGCCGTGGATGACGACGGCATTGTCTCCGACACGATCGGCCGGACGCCGTTCGAGGCCCGGGCGGCGACCTTGACGCCGGGGCGGATATTGGCGATCAACCGCGACAATGTCGCGGTTCCCGGAGCCGAGGTCGCGCTCACCGGGGAGTTCCTCCGCGCCGCCCTGGCCGGCGCCGCCTGCGACTACCGCTCCGATTCCGCCTACGCCGACGCCTCCTCCCGCACCCGGCTCTACGACCTCGTCAGCTACGAACTGGTGGTGGTGGCCGGAGAGACGTTCTACGACAATGTCGCTTTCAGCCCGGCGGGGGGCGGACTGCTCGACACCCTGGCCTACTACCTCGCGATCGGCGGGAAGCTGCTCGTCTTCGGCCGGTTCGGTCCGAGTTCGGGCAACACGGTGGTGACCATCCCCTACGCGGCCACCGCGGCCGCCTGGGACGACGCCTACAGCACCGTGTTCCACCTCGCCGAGCGGTCGGTGCTGCCCCTGGTGGCGGGAGGCCAGGTCTCCGGGGATCTGGTCGGGGCCCATCCCCAGCAGGCGGGCTGGCCGGCGCTGCCGTGGGATTCGCTGCGGACGGCGCAGCAGGAGCCCTCGATCCAGACGCCTTTCGGCATCTGCGCGGGGTCGTTTGTGACGCTGAACTCTTCCCTGCCCGATGTCCTCTACACCTACGATTCGGGCACGGATGACACGCTGACGGAGGGGAAAGCGGTGGCCTGGCGGTACCTGGGGGCGGACTACCGCTACATCTGGTTTGACCTGCCCTTGTCGTTCTTCGACGAGGCGGCGGCGATCGCGGCGGTGCACCGGGCGGTCAATGACCTGACCGGCACGGCGACTGCTCTGCCGCCGGAGGAGACGCTGCCGGACGGATTCGCCCTGACGCCCAATTACCCCAATCCGTTCAATCCGCGCACGACCATCGGGTACACGCTTCCCCGGACGGTGCGGGTGAAGCTGACGGTGTACAATCTGCTCGGGCAGCAGGTGCGGGTGCTGGTGGATGGGGAGCAGGCGGGGGGACGGCATGAGGCCGTCTGGGACGGGACAACCGGGGAGGGGCGGCCGGCGGCCAGCGGCGTCTACCTCTACCGCCTGGAGACCCCCTCCCGCTGCGCCGCCAGGAAAATGCTCCTCCTCAAGTAG
- a CDS encoding M28 family peptidase, translated as MSRVLAAAFCICLAASAAAEDLLEVTIGSHRDARALRESALTPVALTGNVYLALGERAEWKKLVEAGVRIEPVAFDVARPLLAFDRRPPGDARPGYPAVYDRHGFRLVALPNRSALAGPHAADLAPLVRGPVAVRYVPPRPAPQPAAGAMGTIDSLVALISEDSLRSYTERLQAFHRRLTGTDSSAAARDWIAARFLAFGYDSVAIDPFVGEQLWDRVPVPSYNVVACKVGALYPEQEIIIGGHFDAVPDCPGADDNATGTAGTMEIARVLAAGDFPMTLKFIAFDSEESWMWGSYHYADSVAAEGAEIVLMINLDMIAHESNTAGANLYWGADQSYAALWADLAPTYGGIAASLMGGTASDHLPFAENGYDVIFVQERNFSTHYHEPSDSTTHLNFEYMTRMVKVSLATAATVWTLPPPVRITAIREPGDGQSQLVQWRAIHSANIDHYRVYWYPDGSPGNAHNLTLPAGDSSALVTGLTEGVTYVFGVRAYDVQGRTALAVEEVLGRPDSRPAAPPGLAALPISHGVRVWWRHTDHELDFEHYAVYRDGTLAGTTADSVYEDRDPALGTELHRYLVAAVDFDGNLSDTAAAVEARAATLTPGRILAINRDNVAVPGAEVALTGEFLRAALAGAACDYRSDSAYADASSRTRLYDLVSYELVVVAGETFYDNVAFSPAGGGLLDTLAYYLAIGGKLLVFGRFGPSSGNTVVTIPYAATAAAWDDAYSTVFHLAERSVLPLVAGGQVSGDLVGAHPQQAGWPALPWDSLRTAQQEPSIQTPFGICAGSFVTLNSSLPDVLYTYDSGTDDTLTEGKAVAWRYLGADYRYIWFDLPLSFFDEAAAIAAVHRAVNDLTGTATALPPEETLPDGFALTPNYPNPFNPRTTIGYTLPRTVRVKLTVYNLLGQQVRVLVDGEQAGGRHEAVWDGTTGKGRPAASGVYLYRLETPSRCAARKMLLLK; from the coding sequence ATGAGTCGGGTGCTCGCAGCGGCATTCTGTATCTGCCTGGCGGCCTCGGCCGCGGCGGAAGATCTCCTCGAAGTAACAATCGGCAGCCATCGTGACGCCCGGGCGCTGCGCGAATCTGCGCTGACCCCGGTGGCGCTGACGGGCAACGTGTACCTCGCGCTGGGGGAGCGCGCGGAGTGGAAGAAGCTGGTCGAGGCGGGGGTGCGGATCGAACCGGTCGCCTTTGATGTGGCGCGGCCTCTGCTGGCGTTCGACCGCCGTCCGCCGGGAGATGCCCGGCCCGGCTACCCGGCCGTGTATGACCGCCACGGCTTTCGCCTCGTCGCTCTGCCGAACCGCTCGGCCCTCGCGGGCCCGCACGCCGCCGACCTGGCGCCGCTCGTCCGGGGCCCGGTTGCGGTCCGCTACGTCCCTCCGCGCCCGGCGCCGCAGCCGGCCGCCGGCGCCATGGGCACCATCGACAGCCTGGTCGCGCTGATCAGCGAAGATTCGCTTCGGTCGTACACCGAGCGCCTGCAGGCCTTTCACCGCCGCCTCACCGGCACCGATTCCTCCGCCGCGGCGCGCGACTGGATTGCCGCCCGGTTCCTGGCCTTCGGCTACGACTCGGTGGCGATCGATCCCTTTGTCGGCGAGCAGCTCTGGGACCGGGTCCCGGTGCCGAGCTACAACGTCGTGGCGTGCAAAGTCGGGGCGCTCTACCCGGAGCAGGAGATCATCATCGGCGGCCATTTCGACGCGGTGCCGGATTGTCCCGGCGCCGACGACAACGCCACCGGAACGGCGGGCACGATGGAGATCGCGCGCGTGCTCGCCGCCGGGGACTTCCCCATGACCCTCAAATTCATCGCGTTCGACTCGGAAGAGTCCTGGATGTGGGGATCGTACCACTACGCCGATTCGGTGGCGGCCGAGGGGGCGGAAATCGTCCTCATGATCAACCTCGACATGATCGCGCATGAATCCAACACCGCCGGAGCGAACCTCTACTGGGGAGCCGACCAGTCCTACGCGGCGCTCTGGGCGGATTTGGCGCCGACCTACGGCGGAATTGCCGCGAGCCTGATGGGGGGCACGGCCTCCGACCACCTGCCGTTCGCGGAGAACGGCTACGACGTGATTTTCGTCCAGGAGCGCAACTTCTCGACCCACTACCACGAGCCCAGCGACAGCACCACCCACCTCAATTTCGAATACATGACGCGCATGGTGAAAGTGAGCCTGGCGACCGCGGCGACAGTCTGGACGCTGCCTCCGCCGGTGCGCATCACGGCCATCCGGGAGCCGGGCGACGGCCAGTCGCAACTGGTCCAGTGGCGCGCGATTCACAGCGCCAACATCGACCACTACCGGGTGTACTGGTACCCGGACGGTTCTCCGGGAAACGCGCACAACCTCACCCTCCCCGCCGGCGACAGCAGCGCGCTGGTGACCGGGCTCACCGAAGGAGTCACGTATGTCTTCGGCGTGCGGGCGTACGACGTGCAGGGGCGGACGGCGCTGGCGGTGGAGGAGGTGCTCGGACGGCCCGATTCGCGGCCGGCCGCGCCGCCCGGACTGGCGGCGCTCCCGATCTCTCACGGGGTCCGGGTCTGGTGGCGCCACACCGATCACGAACTCGATTTCGAGCACTACGCCGTCTACCGCGACGGCACGCTTGCAGGCACGACCGCCGACAGCGTGTACGAGGACCGCGACCCCGCGCTGGGAACCGAGCTGCACCGCTACCTGGTCGCGGCGGTCGACTTCGACGGCAACCTGTCGGACACCGCGGCGGCTGTCGAGGCCCGGGCGGCGACCTTGACGCCGGGGCGGATACTGGCGATCAACCGCGACAATGTCGCGGTTCCCGGAGCCGAGGTCGCGCTCACCGGGGAGTTCCTCCGCGCCGCCCTGGCCGGCGCCGCCTGCGACTACCGCTCCGATTCCGCCTACGCCGACGCCTCCTCCCGCACCCGGCTCTACGACCTCGTCAGCTACGAACTGGTGGTGGTGGCCGGAGAGACGTTCTACGACAATGTCGCTTTCAGCCCGGCGGGGGGCGGACTGCTCGACACCCTGGCCTACTACCTCGCGATCGGCGGGAAGCTGCTCGTCTTCGGCCGGTTCGGTCCGAGTTCGGGCAACACGGTGGTGACCATCCCCTACGCGGCCACCGCGGCCGCCTGGGACGACGCCTACAGCACCGTGTTCCACCTCGCCGAGCGGTCGGTGCTGCCCCTGGTGGCGGGAGGCCAGGTCTCCGGGGATCTGGTCGGGGCCCATCCCCAGCAGGCGGGCTGGCCGGCGCTGCCGTGGGATTCGCTGCGGACGGCGCAGCAGGAGCCCTCGATCCAGACGCCTTTCGGCATCTGCGCGGGGTCGTTTGTGACGCTGAACTCTTCCCTGCCCGATGTCCTCTACACCTACGATTCGGGCACGGATGACACGCTGACGGAGGGGAAAGCGGTGGCCTGGCGGTACCTGGGGGCGGACTACCGCTACATCTGGTTTGACCTGCCCTTGTCGTTCTTCGACGAGGCGGCGGCGATCGCGGCGGTGCACCGGGCGGTCAATGACCTGACCGGCACGGCGACTGCTCTGCCGCCGGAGGAGACGCTGCCGGACGGATTCGCCCTGACGCCCAATTACCCCAATCCGTTCAATCCGCGCACGACCATCGGGTACACGCTTCCCCGGACGGTGCGGGTGAAGCTGACGGTGTACAATCTGCTCGGGCAGCAGGTGCGGGTGCTGGTGGATGGGGAGCAGGCGGGGGGACGGCATGAGGCGGTCTGGGACGGGACAACCGGGAAGGGGCGGCCGGCGGCCAGCGGCGTCTACCTCTACCGCCTGGAGACCCCCTCCCGCTGCGCTGCCAGGAAAATGCTCCTCCTCAAGTAG
- a CDS encoding arsenate reductase family protein, which translates to MIQIFGTRKCPDTRKAERFFRERGVAIQVIDLREKGVSPGELRSLARAVPLSELIDTEGKEYERLNLRYIRHNVEEMLLAHPLLFRTPIVRSGPRAAAGYHPEIWQTFAEAEK; encoded by the coding sequence ATGATTCAGATATTCGGCACGCGAAAATGCCCGGACACCCGCAAGGCGGAACGGTTCTTCCGCGAGCGCGGGGTGGCTATCCAGGTCATCGATCTGCGCGAGAAGGGAGTGAGTCCGGGGGAGCTGCGCAGCCTCGCCCGCGCCGTGCCCCTTTCCGAACTGATCGACACGGAGGGCAAGGAGTACGAGCGGCTGAACCTGAGATACATCCGCCACAACGTGGAGGAGATGCTCCTGGCCCACCCCCTTCTTTTTCGCACGCCGATTGTGCGATCAGGCCCGCGCGCGGCGGCCGGGTATCATCCGGAAATCTGGCAGACTTTCGCCGAGGCCGAGAAGTGA
- a CDS encoding radical SAM protein encodes MPTLSRSRMARIAARTLANMARRRPINVSFEITYNCNARCEHCDLGDYVKEPRLGPEVFADWLTRLKPAVAQISGGEPLLRKDLVDIVRAMRERDPVPVFVITTNVQIMTEKKYLQLREAGMDEFSFSLDYPDDRHSAFRHLKDNFRKMSELVPTLAAHGHKDIVLACVVQSDNFRDLPKIAELAREWGVGVNFSTYNALRTGKKYYLITSPQDLAELETIVDRLAAMQREGYPIMTSEWTMRQMIDFFRTGGHPRCRAGERFMIVNPWGKLTPCGMCRDHYDDPAQIRERFSRTNECGDCYTAIRANSEKTPYRLIADALRVVRR; translated from the coding sequence ATGCCGACCTTAAGTCGCAGCCGCATGGCGCGGATCGCTGCACGGACGCTCGCAAACATGGCCCGCCGCCGGCCCATCAATGTTTCGTTCGAAATCACCTACAACTGCAACGCCCGGTGCGAACACTGCGACCTCGGCGACTATGTCAAGGAACCCCGGCTCGGCCCGGAGGTGTTCGCCGACTGGCTGACCCGCCTCAAACCGGCAGTCGCCCAGATCTCCGGGGGAGAACCGCTGCTGCGCAAGGACCTCGTCGACATCGTGCGCGCCATGCGCGAGCGCGACCCGGTCCCCGTCTTCGTCATCACCACCAATGTCCAGATCATGACCGAGAAGAAATACCTCCAGCTCCGGGAGGCCGGCATGGACGAGTTCTCCTTCTCGCTGGACTATCCCGACGACCGCCACAGCGCCTTCCGCCACCTCAAGGACAACTTTCGCAAGATGAGCGAGTTGGTCCCGACGCTGGCGGCCCACGGCCACAAGGACATCGTGCTCGCCTGCGTCGTGCAGTCGGACAACTTCCGCGACCTTCCGAAAATCGCCGAGCTCGCGCGGGAATGGGGGGTGGGGGTGAATTTCAGCACCTACAACGCTCTGCGCACCGGGAAGAAGTACTACCTGATCACGTCGCCGCAGGATCTCGCCGAGCTGGAGACGATTGTCGACCGGCTGGCGGCGATGCAGCGGGAGGGCTACCCGATCATGACCTCCGAATGGACGATGCGGCAAATGATCGACTTTTTCCGTACCGGCGGCCACCCCCGCTGCCGCGCCGGGGAACGGTTCATGATCGTCAACCCGTGGGGGAAGCTGACCCCGTGCGGCATGTGCCGCGACCACTACGATGATCCGGCGCAGATCCGCGAGCGGTTCAGCCGCACGAATGAGTGCGGCGACTGCTACACGGCGATCCGCGCCAATTCCGAAAAAACCCCCTACCGGCTGATTGCCGATGCCCTCCGGGTGGTGCGGCGCTAG
- a CDS encoding HYR domain-containing protein, with protein sequence MKVLVVAAAVIASLAGRALADIAMRIERSELARPGDRVTLTLAAVDSTGAFQMGGFEMTVRYDTTLTLIAVNRGQMLNLCGWEYFTSNLIGVNNIHITAIADISNGAHHPSCFGMPTADLVDITFDIPWDYSLYGRFLPVKYIWYDCGDNAVSSRWGDTLYMSDDVYGFDGISEWEITRDTAFPTPYGAPSWCSSVAGGRILDFYSGGVSLIQQDFQPPVAHCPNDTTVAAGPSECAAVVEFTATVTDNRPGATISCTPPSGTYFYRGANYVQCIAVDAWGNRDTCGFTVTVTDTSAPILAALRDTVIGNAPNECGTVWTYSAATYDNCPGVTWSGSPPPGSYFSVGATDVIVTAVDYSGNRKVDTFWVTVEDRQWPVAHHPDSVMVAAAPGQCSAPATFSVTATDNCPLATAVAYPPSGSVFPVGTTMVQVIATDLLNNCDTTWFPVTVRDTEPPQLIYPESLVVGVDSGQCAAAVTYTLSAVDNCGTPAVTVSLPPGSLFPLGTTAVTAAAADLSGNVDSAAFYITVVDDEPPRLTAPHDLMVPAEPGVCSAMVAYAVTAADNCGSAALSVNPPSGSYFPVGVSTVEAVAVDAAGNVDTARFTVTVRDEEPPAVTAPADLDLPNDSGACGAAAAYEAAASDNCGLPAVTLQPSAGSFFPVGATAVRAVAVDAAGNADTAFFTVTVHDTEPPTVQCPEAVEVTSDSGLYGAVVHFAIAALDNCAGALAAAEPPSGSLFPLGSTVVTVAAQDAAGNADTAQFTVTVVLDDPDADGLPSWADNCAEDHNPDQTDTDGDGVGDACCCAVRGDVNDSGLPGAQVNVSDLTALIAYLLQGGATPPCPEQANANGSTESGGRITVSDLTFLISYLFRGGPAPSPCP encoded by the coding sequence CGAGATGACGGTCCGCTACGACACCACGCTCACGCTGATCGCGGTCAACCGGGGGCAGATGCTTAATCTCTGCGGGTGGGAGTATTTCACCTCCAACCTGATCGGCGTCAACAATATCCACATCACCGCGATCGCCGACATATCCAACGGCGCCCACCACCCCTCGTGCTTCGGGATGCCAACCGCGGATCTGGTGGACATCACTTTCGACATCCCCTGGGATTACAGCCTCTACGGCCGGTTCCTGCCCGTGAAATACATCTGGTACGACTGCGGCGACAACGCCGTGTCCTCGCGCTGGGGGGATACGCTCTACATGTCGGACGATGTCTACGGTTTCGATGGGATCTCGGAGTGGGAGATCACGCGGGATACGGCCTTTCCCACCCCGTACGGTGCGCCCAGCTGGTGCAGCTCGGTGGCGGGCGGGCGGATTCTGGATTTCTACAGCGGCGGGGTCAGTCTCATTCAGCAGGATTTTCAGCCGCCGGTGGCGCACTGCCCGAATGATACGACGGTGGCGGCCGGGCCGAGCGAGTGCGCCGCAGTGGTGGAGTTCACCGCCACCGTCACCGACAACCGCCCGGGAGCGACCATCTCGTGCACCCCTCCCTCCGGCACGTATTTTTACCGGGGCGCCAACTACGTGCAGTGCATTGCCGTCGACGCCTGGGGGAACCGGGACACCTGCGGGTTCACGGTTACGGTGACCGACACCTCCGCGCCGATCCTGGCTGCCCTGCGCGATACGGTCATCGGCAATGCCCCGAACGAGTGCGGCACGGTGTGGACCTACAGCGCCGCGACGTACGATAACTGCCCGGGCGTGACCTGGTCCGGGTCGCCTCCCCCCGGTTCGTACTTCTCCGTCGGGGCCACCGACGTGATCGTCACCGCCGTCGACTACTCCGGCAACCGGAAAGTCGACACATTCTGGGTGACGGTGGAGGACCGGCAATGGCCGGTGGCCCATCACCCCGACTCGGTCATGGTCGCCGCCGCACCCGGCCAATGCAGCGCCCCGGCGACGTTTTCGGTAACGGCAACCGACAACTGCCCGCTCGCCACGGCGGTCGCCTACCCCCCATCGGGATCGGTCTTCCCGGTGGGGACAACGATGGTGCAGGTGATCGCCACCGACCTCCTGAATAACTGCGATACGACCTGGTTTCCGGTCACCGTTCGCGATACCGAGCCGCCGCAGTTGATCTACCCGGAGAGCCTGGTGGTCGGCGTCGACAGCGGCCAGTGCGCCGCGGCCGTCACTTACACCCTGTCGGCAGTGGACAACTGCGGCACGCCGGCGGTGACGGTGTCGCTGCCGCCCGGCTCGCTCTTCCCGCTGGGCACGACGGCGGTGACGGCGGCGGCGGCGGACCTCTCCGGCAACGTCGACTCCGCAGCCTTTTACATCACGGTCGTGGACGACGAGCCTCCGCGCCTCACGGCGCCCCATGACCTGATGGTGCCCGCCGAACCGGGAGTGTGCAGCGCGATGGTCGCGTACGCGGTGACGGCGGCCGACAACTGCGGGAGCGCCGCGCTGTCGGTCAACCCGCCCTCGGGATCGTACTTTCCGGTCGGAGTCTCCACGGTCGAGGCGGTGGCGGTCGATGCCGCCGGCAACGTCGACACCGCGCGGTTCACGGTGACGGTGCGGGATGAAGAGCCGCCCGCGGTGACGGCGCCCGCCGATCTGGATCTGCCGAACGACTCCGGAGCCTGCGGGGCCGCGGCCGCCTACGAGGCCGCGGCGTCGGACAACTGCGGCCTTCCCGCGGTGACGCTCCAGCCGTCCGCGGGTTCGTTCTTTCCCGTCGGGGCGACCGCGGTCCGGGCGGTGGCGGTCGATGCCGCCGGCAATGCCGATACCGCCTTTTTCACAGTGACCGTGCACGACACCGAACCGCCGACCGTCCAGTGTCCCGAGGCCGTCGAGGTGACGAGCGATTCGGGGTTGTATGGAGCGGTTGTCCATTTCGCGATCGCCGCGCTCGACAACTGCGCCGGGGCTCTGGCTGCGGCCGAGCCGCCCTCCGGATCGCTGTTCCCGCTTGGGAGCACCGTGGTGACGGTCGCCGCGCAGGACGCCGCGGGCAATGCCGATACCGCGCAGTTCACCGTGACCGTGGTGCTCGATGATCCGGATGCCGACGGGCTGCCCTCGTGGGCGGACAACTGCGCCGAGGACCACAACCCCGATCAGACGGACACGGACGGCGACGGCGTGGGCGACGCCTGCTGCTGCGCGGTGCGGGGAGACGTCAACGACAGCGGGTTGCCGGGCGCGCAGGTCAATGTGAGCGATCTGACGGCCCTCATTGCCTACCTGCTGCAGGGCGGAGCCACGCCCCCGTGCCCGGAGCAAGCCAACGCCAACGGCAGCACGGAGAGCGGCGGGCGAATCACCGTATCGGACCTGACGTTCCTGATCTCCTACCTGTTCCGCGGCGGTCCGGCGCCGTCCCCCTGTCCCTGA
- a CDS encoding EamA family transporter has translation MPTPAPKAPTVLGHLGLFYAAAIWGATFFVVKGALAAVDPLILVGYRFLIAGGLLLAVVIILGRNLTAHLGRSAILAVILWTLYISQTVGLQYTTASNSGFITGLFIAFVPILLRLLFRRRPTIMEVIASAVSLVGLWILTGGLRQVNVGDMLTLISAMTYALHLLYSDKYLKEGLDPWVMSCQQFLLVGALSIAAGWVTGRPFAVRTAGAMWVVIFLALLPTASAFVIQMLAQRIIAPVRVSLVFAFEPVFAGVFAWTLGGEPFILRTAGGGLLIFLGLILSALPDPPAFRPKRAPTARRRAT, from the coding sequence ATGCCGACACCGGCGCCGAAAGCCCCTACCGTCCTCGGCCACCTCGGCCTCTTCTACGCCGCCGCTATCTGGGGGGCGACCTTTTTCGTCGTCAAAGGGGCGCTCGCCGCCGTCGATCCCCTCATCCTGGTCGGGTACCGCTTCCTCATCGCCGGCGGGCTCCTGCTGGCGGTTGTGATCATCCTCGGACGGAACCTCACGGCCCATCTCGGACGGTCCGCCATCCTCGCCGTGATTCTCTGGACCCTCTACATCTCGCAGACGGTCGGCCTGCAGTACACCACGGCCTCCAACTCCGGCTTCATCACCGGTCTATTCATCGCTTTTGTCCCGATCCTTCTGAGACTGCTCTTTCGCCGCCGGCCGACGATCATGGAGGTTATCGCTTCGGCGGTCTCGCTGGTCGGGCTGTGGATTCTCACCGGGGGATTGCGCCAGGTCAATGTCGGCGACATGCTCACCCTCATTTCGGCCATGACCTACGCCCTGCACCTGCTGTATTCCGACAAGTATCTCAAGGAGGGCCTGGATCCTTGGGTGATGAGCTGCCAGCAGTTTCTCCTGGTGGGCGCACTGAGCATTGCGGCGGGGTGGGTGACCGGGCGGCCGTTCGCGGTGCGGACGGCCGGTGCGATGTGGGTGGTGATCTTCCTGGCCCTGCTGCCGACCGCCTCGGCGTTCGTGATTCAGATGCTGGCCCAGCGCATCATCGCGCCGGTGCGGGTGTCGCTGGTTTTTGCCTTTGAGCCGGTGTTTGCGGGGGTTTTCGCCTGGACTCTGGGCGGGGAGCCGTTCATTCTCCGCACGGCCGGCGGCGGTCTGCTCATATTCCTCGGCCTCATTCTCTCCGCCTTGCCCGATCCCCCGGCTTTCCGGCCGAAACGCGCGCCCACCGCCCGCCGGCGGGCTACTTGA